In Deltaproteobacteria bacterium, a single window of DNA contains:
- a CDS encoding cyclase family protein: protein MRVVALVAAIAVFSADALAADPWYPSKYGKDDTIGAANNLSPEIVVEAAKLVKTGKTYSLGVTTGPDTPAYGTRNFQIFTEASIIGTPLGTNKATGNDDFLATWMGIGSQLDGLGHLGIDYTYYNGHEESEFLRPHGLLLLSTDKVPPIVTRGVLLDFVALQGADLAPGKAINRAEIEAAVAKQGTPIRKGDVVLLHTGWLASMAAKDKKAFLEKEPGLGKGGAEYLASLGVVAVGSDGWAVEAIPFENPDEAFPVHQILLARNGIYILENMNVGPLAADRGYEFLFVLGQPKFAGAVQAIINPIAIR, encoded by the coding sequence ATGCGCGTAGTCGCTCTCGTCGCCGCGATCGCCGTGTTCAGCGCCGACGCGCTCGCTGCCGACCCCTGGTACCCGTCGAAGTACGGCAAGGACGACACGATCGGGGCGGCGAACAACCTCTCGCCCGAGATCGTGGTCGAGGCCGCGAAGCTCGTGAAGACCGGGAAGACCTACTCGCTCGGCGTGACCACCGGCCCCGACACGCCCGCGTACGGCACGCGGAACTTCCAGATCTTCACCGAGGCGAGCATCATCGGAACGCCGCTCGGGACCAACAAAGCGACCGGGAACGACGACTTCCTGGCCACCTGGATGGGCATCGGCAGCCAGCTCGACGGGCTCGGCCACCTCGGCATCGACTACACCTACTACAACGGCCACGAGGAGTCGGAGTTCCTGCGCCCGCACGGGCTGCTGCTGCTCTCGACCGACAAAGTGCCGCCGATCGTGACGCGCGGCGTGTTGCTCGACTTCGTGGCGCTGCAAGGCGCGGATCTCGCGCCCGGAAAGGCGATCAACCGCGCCGAGATCGAGGCCGCGGTGGCAAAGCAGGGCACGCCGATCCGCAAGGGGGACGTAGTCCTGCTCCACACCGGCTGGCTCGCGTCGATGGCCGCGAAGGACAAGAAGGCCTTCCTCGAGAAGGAGCCCGGCCTGGGCAAGGGCGGCGCGGAATACCTGGCGTCGCTGGGCGTGGTCGCGGTCGGCTCGGACGGCTGGGCGGTCGAGGCGATTCCGTTCGAGAACCCGGACGAGGCGTTTCCCGTGCACCAGATCCTTCTGGCGCGAAACGGCATCTACATCCTCGAGAACATGAACGTGGGACCGCTTGCGGCGGACCGGGGCTACGAGTTCCTGTTCGTGCTCGGCCAGCCGAAGTTCGCCGGCGCCGTGCAGGCGATCATCAACCCGATCGCGATTCGCTGA
- a CDS encoding xanthine dehydrogenase family protein subunit M yields the protein MEEIRYEAPTSLARASELLREPGAKPLAGGTDLIVQMRTGRAAPRLFVDVKRIPELAGIRLDADGIFVGAAVPAAEIVEHSELARIWPGLVEAVDLIGSTQIQGRATLGGNLCNASPAADSVPALCALGAVCVIAGPRGERRVPVESFNTAPGRNALAPGELLVGLRIPRPAPRASDAYLRFTPRTEMDIAVVGAAVALGLDANGVCTHARVALGAVAPTAILVPEAAAALVGSRGDDGALSRAAASASAAARPIADKRGSIEFRRRISGVLVRRAVATAFERARAVGSPK from the coding sequence ATGGAAGAGATCCGCTACGAGGCGCCGACGTCGCTCGCACGCGCGTCCGAGCTGCTGCGCGAGCCGGGCGCGAAACCGCTCGCGGGCGGGACGGACCTGATCGTGCAGATGCGCACGGGTCGCGCGGCGCCGCGGTTGTTCGTCGACGTGAAGCGGATTCCCGAGCTCGCGGGAATCCGCCTCGACGCCGACGGGATCTTCGTCGGCGCGGCGGTCCCCGCGGCCGAGATCGTCGAGCACAGCGAGCTCGCGCGGATCTGGCCGGGCCTGGTCGAGGCGGTCGACCTGATCGGCTCGACGCAGATCCAGGGCCGGGCCACGCTCGGCGGGAACCTCTGCAACGCGTCTCCCGCGGCCGATTCCGTGCCCGCGCTCTGTGCGCTCGGGGCCGTCTGCGTGATCGCCGGGCCGCGCGGTGAGCGGCGCGTTCCGGTCGAGAGCTTCAACACCGCGCCGGGTCGGAACGCGCTCGCGCCCGGGGAGCTCCTGGTGGGCCTGCGGATTCCGCGCCCGGCTCCGCGCGCCTCCGACGCCTATCTGCGCTTCACGCCCCGCACCGAGATGGACATCGCCGTCGTGGGTGCGGCGGTCGCGCTCGGACTCGACGCGAACGGCGTCTGTACACATGCGCGTGTCGCACTCGGCGCGGTGGCTCCGACCGCGATTCTCGTCCCGGAAGCCGCGGCGGCGCTGGTCGGATCGCGCGGCGACGACGGCGCACTGTCGCGTGCAGCGGCGAGCGCGAGCGCGGCCGCGCGCCCGATCGCCGACAAGCGCGGCAGCATCGAGTTCCGGCGCAGGATCTCGGGGGTGCTCGTCCGGCGCGCCGTCGCCACCGCCTTCGAGCGGGCCAGAGCCGTTGGGAGCCCGAAATGA
- a CDS encoding ketosteroid isomerase — MFDAQNATNRARQAAIPKGDIETLCAIHLPDARIWHDHDQATRSVEQNLQVLASVVKNIAGRRYEEIRRHATPTGFVQQHVLRGRAPNGAPLEVPACIVCAVAGGRITRLDEYLDSAQLEALRG, encoded by the coding sequence CTGTTCGACGCTCAGAATGCCACAAACCGCGCGAGACAAGCCGCGATCCCGAAGGGCGACATCGAGACCCTGTGCGCGATCCACCTTCCCGACGCCCGCATCTGGCACGACCACGACCAGGCCACGCGGAGCGTCGAGCAGAACCTGCAGGTATTGGCCTCGGTGGTGAAGAACATCGCCGGCCGGCGCTACGAGGAGATCCGCCGCCACGCGACTCCCACCGGCTTCGTGCAGCAGCACGTCCTGCGCGGCCGCGCCCCGAATGGCGCGCCGCTCGAAGTCCCCGCGTGCATCGTCTGCGCCGTGGCCGGCGGTCGGATCACACGCCTCGACGAGTATCTCGACTCCGCGCAGCTCGAGGCGTTGCGGGGCTGA